In Centropristis striata isolate RG_2023a ecotype Rhode Island chromosome 15, C.striata_1.0, whole genome shotgun sequence, a genomic segment contains:
- the trim47 gene encoding E3 ubiquitin-protein ligase TRIM47: MATAGAAGDDLRKELTCAICLDFFKDPVILKCGHNFCRFCICMHWDENGGDYGYQCPQCRTVFNKRSFTKNYLVQNLVAKLDDLDCLGSCPAPTKPVTVDGKCDQHGEELKLYCQTDKRPICVVCRESRAHRHHEVAPVPEVVNDMKMELKLRLMELNWQKSQCVKVVTADERTRSEVKSKKQRLKEKIEADVGALVQFLLDERDSLLESLDAEEVATMAVIDENLKIVETEMAAVDKAIADIHGHISGKTSLESLAETFNEVIHCKPFTSMETVNCPTEFTDFSGPFQLIMWKKMMHVLHTMPQNLTLDPDTAHPNLLISDFDTKVEEGRVRNQEPDLPARFTRFCGVLATAQYASGQHYWEVDVKDKGVWYLGVTTECSNRKGFVSLTPSSGYWSLCLQDRLYANGEDGRIPVADYWNSPRVGVFLDYDNGRLSFYDAVTMKRLYMFDTCFEEPVYPFFSPGKNDPGSRLQICHYY, encoded by the exons ATGGCTACCGCTGGAGCAGCTGGAGACGACCTGAGGAAGGAGCTCACCTGTGCGATCTGTCTGGACTTCTTCAAGGACCCGGTGATCCTCAAGTGCGGACACAATTTCTGCCGCTTCTGCATCTGCATGCACTGGGATGAAAATGGCGGAGACTACGGCTACCAGTGCCCCCAGTGCCGGACG GTGTTCAATAAGAGGAGCTTCACTAAAAACTACCTGGTGCAGAACCTGGTGGCTAAACTGGACGACTTGGACTGTCTGGGCTCGTGTCCTGCACCCACTAAGCCCGTGACAGTGGACGGGAAATGTGATCAGCACGGAGAAGAACTGAAACTGTACTGCCAGACTGATAAAAGGCCCATCTGTGTGGTTTGCAGGGAGTCCAGAGCACACAG GCACCACGAGGTGGCACCAGTGCCAGAAGTGGTGAATGACATGAAG ATGGAGTTGAAGCTGAGGCTCATGGAGCTCAACTGGCAGAAGTCTCAATGTGTGAAAGTTGTAACAGCTGATGAGCGCACCAGAAGTGAAGTTAAG TCGAAGAAACAGAGGCTGAAGGAGAAGATCGAGGCGGATGTGGGGGCCCTGGTCCAGTTCCTGCTGGATGAGAGAGACTCGTTGCTGGAGAGCCTGGACGCTGAGGAGGTGGCCACCATGGCCGTCATCGACGAGAACCTGAAGATCGTGGAGACGGAGATGGCGGCTGTGGACAAAGCCATCGCTGATATCCACGGCCACATCAGTGGGAAGACCAGCCTGGAG AGCCTTGCTGAGACCTTCAATGA aGTCATCCACTGCAAGCCTTTCACGTCCATGGAAACGGTGAACTGTCCGACTGAATTCACAGACTTCTCAGGGCCCTTCCAGCTCATCATGTGGAAGAAGATGATGCACGTGCTGCACACCA TGCCTCAGAACCTCACCTTGGACCCGGACACGGCTCACCCGAACCTGCTCATCTCAGACTTCGACACCAAAGTGGAGGAGGGCCGCGTCCGCAACCAGGAGCCGGACCTGCCGGCCCGCTTCACGCGCTTCTGCGGCGTCCTGGCCACGGCCCAGTACGCCAGCGGGCAGCACTACTGGGAGGTGGACGTGAAGGATAAAGGCGTGTGGTACCTGGGCGTCACCACCGAGTGCAGCAACAGGAAGGGCTTCGTCAGCCTCACGCCCTCCTCCGGCTACTGGAGCCTGTGTCTGCAGGACCGCCTCTACGCCAACGGCGAGGACGGACGCATCCCCGTGGCCGACTACTGGAACTCGCCTCGGGTCGGCGTGTTCCTGGACTACGACAACGGGCGCCTTAGTTTCTACGACGCCGTCACCATGAAGAGACTGTACATGTTTGACACGTGCTTCGAGGAGCCCGTCTACCCGTTCTTCAGCCCGGGGAAGAACGACCCGGGCAGCCGGCTGCAGATATGTCACTATTACTGA